The following nucleotide sequence is from Alkalihalobacillus sp. LMS39.
AATGGAAAATAACCCAACAGTTGAAGTAAACACAAACGCTTATGCAACTTTTGCTAACGGTGGACAATACGTAAAATCGTATATGATTGAACGGATTGAAACAAAAGATGGGGAAGTTATTTTTGAACATGAATCAGAAGCTGTCGAAGTGTTTTCACCACAAACCGCCTATTTAATGATTGATATGATGCGTGATGTGTTACGCGGTGGTACGGCAAGTTATTTACCTGGACGATTGAAATTTAATGCTGATTGGGCAGGAAAAACAGGAACATCTAACTGGCATCATGATATTTGGTTTGTAGGCACAAATCCGAATGTAACATTAAGTGTTTGGATTGGGTATGATACACCAAAATCTGTAGAAACTCGTCAAGTTGCGGGTTTATCTTACAGCCAACGAACACAACAAATGTGGGCAAATATCGCAAATGCTGCCTATGATGCAAGTCCAGAAACAATGGCACCTTCTGAGCGCTTCGAGTCACCTGGTGGAATTGTCCGCGTTGAAATTTGTGGTATTTCTGGAATGCTACCATCAAAACTATGTCGTGATGCTGGTCTTGTGAAGAGCGATTTATTTAACGCCAAATTCGTTCCGACAAAAGTCGATGACAGTTTACAGGAAGCAAAATACGTGTTGTTAAACAACGAACCATATCTTGCGTTAGATTCTACTCCGTCCGAATTTACGTATGATGGCGTCATGATTAAAGAAGATTATTTTAAAGGCGTTAATATTAAGGAATACATTCCCGAAAATTGGGATAATATCGTTCCTGATCGAAAAGCCGAAGAAAACGGTAAAGTTCCAGGTGAAGTAGGCGGTGTTGCGATACGCGGTGACACATTAACGTGGAGTGAACATGGCGAGCGTGATATTGTTGGTTATCGTATTTATCGTGCGGCAAACGGAACAGATAATTTCCAGCATGTTGCCAATGTAAAAGGAAGAAATACAACATCACATAAAGTCGGTGGTGGAAAATACGCTTATTATGTCATTGCTGTTGATGTCGCCGGACAAGAATCAGCGTCAATGAACATCGTGACACAAGATGGTTGGTCTGCAGAACCGGATGAGCCAACCGAAGATGAAAAGCCGAAAAAAGATGACAAGAAAGATAAAGAAAAAGAAGACAAACCAAAACCTGATCCTAAGCCAAAGCCTGATCCGAAACCTGATCCTAAGCCTGAGCCTGAGCCAAAACCAGAGCCGAATCCTGGTAACCCAGGCCGTGATGATGACGACGATACTGAAGATTCATAATGTAGGATATTCTGCAGCTCCCCTTTTAGGGGAGTTTTTTTGTATCGGACATCTGTTCCGCTATTCATTCTAAAAATGGTTGTTTTTGAATTCTTACGGACATCTGTTCCGTTACATTGCGAAAGAGACATCAACATCAACATGTTTTTCATATATAGCGGAACCAATGTCCGTAAACACGGGATAAACAGGAGAAAAAGTAATATTAGCGGAACATATGTCCGTAACGACTTTCACTTCTACACTTGCCACATTCTTTAACTAAAGGCGGAGAAAATAAAGCACTTTTCGATGGTTACTCTATCTTCAACAGGCATAACCATAGTCGTCTTCCGGTTATTTCATTCTTCATTCCATTAAACCACGGTATCACCACCCGAATTCAACCTTACCTTCATCTGCTTGATAATTAAAAAAGAGTGGTTCTTCCACCATATTTGGTGAAAACCACTCTTCTATTTACCATTCTTAATCTTCCATTGTTGATAAATCTCCTGTTGGTAAGTCAAGCTCCCATGCTTTTAAGACACGACGCATGATTTTTCCACTTCTTGTTTTCGGAAGTTTTTCACGGAATTCAATTTCTCTTGGTGCTGAATGAGCAGCTAAGCCTTTTTTCACAAACAATTGAATTTCTTCAATTAATTCTTCACTTGGTTCATGGCCTTCACGAAGCGCAATAAACGCTTTTATAATTTCACCACGAACTGGATCAGGCTTACCGATAACACCTGCTTCAGCGACAGCTGGATGTTCGATTAATTTACTTTCCACTTCAAATGGACCTACTCGTTCACCAGATGTCATAATCACATCATCGATACGACCTTGGAACCAAAAATATCCTTCTTCATCCATATAAGCCGAGTCACCAGACACATACCAACCATCTATTTCAAAATAACTATTGTACTTTTCTTCGTTATTCCAAATTGTTCGCATCATGGAAGGCCAGCCTTTTTTAATGGCCAGATTCCCCATCCGATTAGGTGGCAGCTCATTTCCTTTATCGTCAATAATTGCTGCTTTCACTCCTGGTAACGGTTTTCCCATTGAGCCCGGTTTAATTTCCATACACGGATAATTACAAATTGTTTGAGCTCCTGTTTCCGTCATCCACCACGTATCATGGATTCGTAATGAGAACACTTTCATTCCCCAACGAACAACTTCTGGATTTAACGGCTCACCAACACTTAAAATATGACGGAGCGTTGATAAGTCATATTGTTTAATTAATTCATCTCCTGCACTCATTAACATACGAAACGCAGTAGGTGCACTATACCAAATTGTAATTTTATACTTTTCAATTGTTGAATACCAATCTTGAGGACTGAACCTTCCACCTCGGACAACATTTGTGGCACCGACTAACCATGGTCCAAAAATACCATATGACGTACCGGTAACCCAGCCTGGGTCAGCTGTACACCAGTACACATCATCTTCTTGAAGGTCTAAAACCCATTTTGCGGTTTGATAATGTTGAATCATCGCATTATGAACATGTAAAACCCCTTTTGGTTTACCAGTTGATCCTGATGTATAATGGAGAATTAATCCATCTTCACGGTCCACCCAAGTAATAGTTAATTCAGGACTTGCTTGCTGAAGCTGCTTTCCAAAATCAATATATGTTTCATCTTCAGTTACATCCTTACCTAAAATTAATACTTTTTCAAGATTAGGCAAATCATCCACAGGAACGCGCTCTAATAATTGTGGTGTTGTAACAAGAACTTTCGCTTCACTATCTTCTAACCGGTCTCTTACTGCACCTTCCATAAATGCTTCAAACAAAGGTCCGACAATCGCGCCTAACTTGATTGCCCCTAAAATCGCAAAGTACAATTCCGGTGAGCGCGGCATAAAGATAAATACACGGTCACCTTTCTTCACTCCAGCATTTTTGAGTACATTTCCAGCTCGGTTAGACATTTCTTTCATTTGAGTAAACGTATATTGTTCATCACGATTTGCATCACTATAATATAATGCAATTTTACTTTTACGTTCCGACTCAGCATGACGGTCGATCGCTTCATAAGCAAGGTTCACGTTTCCCGTTTGTCCCCAAGAAAACTCTTTTTCAACCTCTGACCAATCAAACGATTTACATGCTTCTTCATAGCTTTTTAAATTATAATTCCCATCTAACGGTGGAAGCGCTTGCAAATTCATTACACATCTTCCTCTCTACTATGTATTCGTCTCGACTTATATTATAATATATTTGCAATTTTTCATCAATTCTTAAAGTTTACCTTTCAAAATGAAATTGAACCATTTAACTTAACGCATTTTAACTATTTTGTGTCATTTCCATTTTTAAACTATCTCTTTTATTGTTACACTGTATAATAAAAGTACGAAAACTTTTCATTCAAACAGCAGTGTTTCGCTCGTTTATTATAGAAGGTGGTTATGTTGGTGAACCATATTAAAACATATTTTAAAAGGGAAATACCTTTTGAGGACCGTTACCTAATCCTTGAAGGTCCAATTTCAAAGGAAGACTTGATTCAACTTGATTTTCATTCTGGTTTAGTTGCTTTTCGGCCGCCTGCCAAACAAAAAGACGCATTAATTGGCATAGCGGATCTCCCAGAAGGAAGAATTAATATTGCTCGCGATGGCAATACGATTATCGGTTATGTTACATTTGTTTACCCAGATCCAATGGAACGTTGGTCAGAAGGCCAAATGAAAAACTTAATTGAATTAGGCGCAATAGAAGTGGCTCCAGAGTATCGTGGTGTAAAGGTTGGAAAAAACTTACTTGAGCTTTCCGTTCTTGATGATGCGATGGAAGATTATATTATTATAACAACGGAATATTATTGGCATTGGGATTTAAAAGGTAGTGGCCTCTCCGTTTGGGAATACCGTAAAGTCATGGAAAAAATGATGAACGCCGGTGGACTAGAATGGTACGCTACAGATGACCCTGAAATTTGCTCGCACCCTGCCAATTGTTTAATGGCGAGAATCGGAAAAAGAGTTGATCAAACCTCTATTCAACAATTCGACCAATTGCGATTTAAAAATCGCTTTATGTATTAAGGAGGCCCATTATGATTATTGAAGATATTATGATAAAAGATGTTCACACTCTACAAGAAACAGCTACGATTGAAGAGGCCATTCAAACGCTAGCTAAATTTAAAATTCGTCATGTTCCAATCATAAATGAGGAAAGAGAAGTTGTAGGGATTATTTCTGATCGTGATATCCGTGATGTTAGTCCTTCGATTTTCCATTCGGATGAACATAAAGAAGATTTTCAGCTTCCTATCCGAGAGATTATGAAACGCAACGTCTTAACGGCGCATCCGCTAGACTTTGTAGAAGAAATATCCTCTGTATTTTTTCAAAATCAAATTGGTTGCCTCCCTATTGTTGAAGAAAATCGTTTAGTAGGAATTATAACAGAGTCGCTTGTCCTCCATACGATTGTTAAATTAATGGGGGCACACCAACCAAGCTCTCAAATTGAAGTTAAAGTTGAAAATATTACTGGTATGTTAGCTGAAATTGCAGCCATTTTCAAACGAAAGAATGTGAACATTACAAGTGTATTAGTGTACCCTTCAAAAGATAAACGCTATAAAATTTTAGTTTTCCGAGTTCAAACAATGGATCCTCGACCAATCATTGCTGAAATTGAAAACGAAGGCTATCAAGTGTTATGGCCTAATTTTCCGGGAGCAACCTTATGAAACGGGATTCAGCCTTTATTTACTCTAAAGAACAATTAAAATACCAGTTTCATAAAGACCACCCCTTTAATCATTTACGCTTAACACTCACCTACGATTTGCTCGAAAAAATGAAAGCGATTACCGACTCTGATATCGTTGCTCCGAGGATGGCAACAGATGAAGAAATTGCACTTATTCATGATGAAGCTTTTATTGATGCCGTGAAATTAGCTGGTGAAGGGAAACTAAGCATTGGTGTTGCAAATAATTATGGCTTAGGCACTGAAGATACACCGATGTTCGCTCATATGCATGAAGCCGCTGCACTTCTTGTAGGTGGGACTTTAACTGCGGTGGATTTAGTGATGGAAAATAAAGCAAACCACGCTATTAATTTAGGTGGTGGTCTTCACCATGGCTTTCGTGGGAAAGCTTCAGGCTTTTGTATATATAATGATAGTTCCATCGCGATTGAATATATGCGAAAAAAATACAATGCCCGTGTCCTATATGTAGATACAGATGCACATCATGGTGATGGTGTACAGTGGGCTTTTTATGATGATAACGATGTATGTACACTATCGATTCATGAAACAGGTCGTTACTTATTCCCTGGTACAGGGCATGTCAATGAAAAAGGACATGGACAAGGCTATGGATACTCAATTAATATCCCGCTTGATGCTTTTACTGAAGATGAATCTTTTCTAGAAGCTTATGAAATATCATTACGAGAAGTCGTTGAATTTTTCAAACCTGAT
It contains:
- the acsA gene encoding acetate--CoA ligase: MNLQALPPLDGNYNLKSYEEACKSFDWSEVEKEFSWGQTGNVNLAYEAIDRHAESERKSKIALYYSDANRDEQYTFTQMKEMSNRAGNVLKNAGVKKGDRVFIFMPRSPELYFAILGAIKLGAIVGPLFEAFMEGAVRDRLEDSEAKVLVTTPQLLERVPVDDLPNLEKVLILGKDVTEDETYIDFGKQLQQASPELTITWVDREDGLILHYTSGSTGKPKGVLHVHNAMIQHYQTAKWVLDLQEDDVYWCTADPGWVTGTSYGIFGPWLVGATNVVRGGRFSPQDWYSTIEKYKITIWYSAPTAFRMLMSAGDELIKQYDLSTLRHILSVGEPLNPEVVRWGMKVFSLRIHDTWWMTETGAQTICNYPCMEIKPGSMGKPLPGVKAAIIDDKGNELPPNRMGNLAIKKGWPSMMRTIWNNEEKYNSYFEIDGWYVSGDSAYMDEEGYFWFQGRIDDVIMTSGERVGPFEVESKLIEHPAVAEAGVIGKPDPVRGEIIKAFIALREGHEPSEELIEEIQLFVKKGLAAHSAPREIEFREKLPKTRSGKIMRRVLKAWELDLPTGDLSTMED
- a CDS encoding acetoin utilization protein AcuC; translated protein: MKRDSAFIYSKEQLKYQFHKDHPFNHLRLTLTYDLLEKMKAITDSDIVAPRMATDEEIALIHDEAFIDAVKLAGEGKLSIGVANNYGLGTEDTPMFAHMHEAAALLVGGTLTAVDLVMENKANHAINLGGGLHHGFRGKASGFCIYNDSSIAIEYMRKKYNARVLYVDTDAHHGDGVQWAFYDDNDVCTLSIHETGRYLFPGTGHVNEKGHGQGYGYSINIPLDAFTEDESFLEAYEISLREVVEFFKPDVILTQNGADSHHYDPLTHLSASINIYKEIPRLAHQLAHEYCNGKWIAVGGGGYDIWRVVPRAWSYIWLEMTNQIDLATGDLPEEWMNKWKAEASQPLLSTWADPTPLYPAIPRKAEITEKNKKTVEKALSHIRLEMNRTSKNNK
- a CDS encoding GNAT family N-acetyltransferase, with protein sequence MNHIKTYFKREIPFEDRYLILEGPISKEDLIQLDFHSGLVAFRPPAKQKDALIGIADLPEGRINIARDGNTIIGYVTFVYPDPMERWSEGQMKNLIELGAIEVAPEYRGVKVGKNLLELSVLDDAMEDYIIITTEYYWHWDLKGSGLSVWEYRKVMEKMMNAGGLEWYATDDPEICSHPANCLMARIGKRVDQTSIQQFDQLRFKNRFMY
- a CDS encoding acetoin utilization AcuB family protein: MIIEDIMIKDVHTLQETATIEEAIQTLAKFKIRHVPIINEEREVVGIISDRDIRDVSPSIFHSDEHKEDFQLPIREIMKRNVLTAHPLDFVEEISSVFFQNQIGCLPIVEENRLVGIITESLVLHTIVKLMGAHQPSSQIEVKVENITGMLAEIAAIFKRKNVNITSVLVYPSKDKRYKILVFRVQTMDPRPIIAEIENEGYQVLWPNFPGATL